A window from Patescibacteria group bacterium encodes these proteins:
- the rplS gene encoding 50S ribosomal protein L19 produces the protein MKPAQVDMKPGDTIRVVQKIKEGDKSRLQTFEGLIIAQKHGKGIEGTFTVRKVSAGVGVERIFPVHSPNIEKVEIVRRATRVRRAKLYYIRDKAARDTRKKMRQVRFEMPKEEKKVEAKKEE, from the coding sequence ATGAAGCCAGCACAGGTAGACATGAAGCCAGGCGATACTATTCGCGTGGTACAGAAGATCAAAGAAGGGGACAAGTCTCGACTCCAGACATTCGAGGGTCTTATCATCGCTCAAAAACACGGCAAGGGCATCGAGGGTACCTTTACGGTACGCAAAGTGTCAGCCGGTGTGGGTGTTGAGCGTATTTTCCCTGTGCATTCTCCAAATATTGAAAAAGTAGAGATCGTACGCCGCGCAACCCGCGTGCGCCGTGCAAAACTTTACTACATCCGCGACAAGGCTGCGCGCGATACGCGCAAGAAGATGCGCCAGGTACGCTTTGAGATGCCAAAAGAAGAGAAAAAGGTAGAAGCCAAAAAGGAGGAGTAA
- a CDS encoding RluA family pseudouridine synthase, with product MQALEIIYEDDDMLALAKPAGIVVHHDATHTSGTVVDWLLVNRPEVKEVGDSERPGIVHRLDKDTSGVLLVAKNQKTFLYIKNLFQTSGIQKKYQTLVIGVMQNDNGIIDEPIARSTKNFQKRVVGGGQGRSREAVTHYRVLERLPEYTLVEASPKTGRTHQIRSHLAHIGYPVACDKLYGGKRYMCPTGLGRQFLHAHSLTFEAPSGKKLELISSLPTDLEGALKVLRAIK from the coding sequence ATGCAAGCTTTAGAAATTATATATGAAGATGATGATATGCTCGCGCTAGCGAAACCCGCGGGTATTGTCGTACATCATGATGCGACACATACGAGTGGTACGGTCGTCGATTGGCTCTTAGTAAATAGACCCGAGGTAAAAGAGGTAGGAGACTCTGAGCGTCCTGGCATCGTGCATCGGCTCGACAAAGATACGTCGGGTGTGTTGTTGGTCGCTAAAAATCAAAAGACTTTTTTGTATATAAAAAATCTTTTCCAAACTAGCGGTATCCAGAAAAAATATCAGACGCTTGTGATCGGTGTGATGCAAAATGACAATGGCATTATCGACGAGCCGATTGCGCGTTCGACCAAAAATTTTCAAAAGCGTGTGGTGGGCGGCGGGCAGGGGAGATCACGCGAAGCCGTCACGCACTACCGTGTACTCGAACGCCTACCCGAATATACATTGGTCGAGGCTTCCCCTAAGACGGGGCGTACTCACCAAATCCGCTCGCACCTCGCACACATTGGGTATCCGGTGGCATGTGACAAGCTTTATGGTGGCAAGCGCTATATGTGTCCTACAGGTCTCGGGCGTCAGTTTTTGCATGCCCATTCACTTACATTTGAGGCGCCATCAGGTAAAAAACTCGAGCTTATCTCGTCATTGCCCACAGACCTTGAGGGTGCGCTCAAAGTGTTGCGCGCCATAAAATAG